The proteins below are encoded in one region of Gammaproteobacteria bacterium:
- a CDS encoding PepSY domain-containing protein, whose amino-acid sequence MARVEPRRAPRSVRVSRAAARLCALPLCMLGALAFARPVPMPLPPPVPEPYPVDAVMQRGVTLEQAIAMATRQYPGTVASARTTTRDGRVVHEIRILGERGRVRIVRIDAETGEFL is encoded by the coding sequence ATGGCCCGAGTCGAGCCACGGCGGGCGCCGCGCAGCGTGCGCGTTTCGCGGGCTGCCGCGCGGCTGTGCGCGCTGCCGCTCTGCATGCTCGGCGCACTTGCGTTCGCACGCCCGGTGCCGATGCCGCTCCCGCCGCCCGTGCCCGAGCCCTATCCGGTCGACGCGGTGATGCAGCGGGGGGTCACGCTCGAGCAGGCGATCGCGATGGCCACGCGGCAATATCCGGGGACCGTCGCGAGCGCGAGGACGACGACGCGCGACGGCCGCGTCGTGCACGAGATCCGCATTCTCGGCGAACGCGGCCGCGTCCGCATCGTACGGATCGACGCCGAGACCGGCGAGTTCCTTTGA